In Solanum pennellii chromosome 7, SPENNV200, the following are encoded in one genomic region:
- the LOC107026506 gene encoding serine acetyltransferase 1, chloroplastic-like, with translation MYSSFLGSSFPLIPLSSPNNSFKFSSLTMAACIHASRTKNPPKNPLSRDPDKPQIDNHVYNYVKYCRPTFPDLVSCKPFSEKSSKIEELGDELWLKMKEEARSDIDQEPILSSYYVSSILAHESMERALANHLSMKLGNPNLPSTTLFDLFIGVLTEETDIIKSVKADLRAVKERDPACISYVHCFLNFKGFLACQAHRIAHKLWSKGRQILALLIQNRVSEVFAVDIHPGAKIGKGILLDHATGVVVGETAVIGNNVSILHNVTLGGTGKACGDRHPKIGDGVLIGAGTCVLGNVRIGDGAKIGAGSVVLKEVPARTTAVGNPARLLGGKENPKRLDKIPSFTMDHTSHISEWSDYVI, from the coding sequence ATGTACTCGAGTTTTCTCGGATCATCATTCCCTCTAATACCACTTTCTTCTCCTAACAATTCCTTCAAGTTTTCATCTTTAACAATGGCCGCTTGTATTCACGCTTCAAGAACAAAAAATCCACCAAAAAACCCACTTTCTCGTGACCCAGACAAGCCACAAATCGATAACCATGTCTACAATTACGTCAAATACTGCCGACCCACTTTCCCTGACCTTGTTTCCTGCAAACCCTTTTCAGAAAAAAGCTCGAAAATCGAGGAATTGGGAGATGAGTTATGGCTGAAAATGAAAGAGGAAGCTAGGTCAGATATTGACCAAGAACCAATTTTGTCTAGTTATTACGTTTCTTCAATTCTAGCTCATGAATCCATGGAGAGAGCTTTAGCTAATCATCTTTCTATGAAATTGGGTAATCCTAATCTTCCTAGTACtactttgtttgatttatttattggGGTGTTAACAGAAGAAACAGATATAATTAAATCTGTTAAAGCTGATTTAAGAGCTGTTAAGGAAAGGGACCCTGCTTGTATTAGTTACGTACACtgtttcttgaattttaaaGGGTTTTTAGCTTGTCAAGCTCATAGAATTGCGCATAAGTTATGGTCTAAAGGGAGGCAAATTCTTGCTCTGTTGATACAAAACAGAGTATCTGAAGTTTTTGCTGTTGATATTCATCCTGGTGCTAAAATTGGTAAAGGGATTTTACTTGATCATGCTActggtgttgttgttggtgAAACTGCTGTAATTGGGAACAATGTTTCGATTTTGCATAATGTGACATTAGGTGGCACTGGTAAAGCATGTGGGGATAGACATCCTAAGATTGGTGATGGTGTTTTGATTGGTGCTGGAACTTGTGTTCTTGGAAATGTTAGAATTGGAGATGGGGCTAAGATTGGGGCAGGGTCTGTTGTGTTGAAGGAAGTTCCGGCGAGGACAACCGCTGTTGGGAATCCGGCGAGATTGCTAGGAGGGAAGGAGAATCCAAAGAGACTTGATAAGATACCTAGCTTCACTAtggatcatacttcacatatatcaGAGTGGTCTGATTATGTAATATAA